The DNA sequence ATGACGGATCAAAAATAGCTTTGAAAACAAATGACGTTAATGGTTATAATGCGAAGATCTATATTATCGATCCATTGGGAAATATTCTTCAAACAGTTCTAACTGGACAATTAGGTGCTGCAGGCGGATTAAATTTCTCCATAGCAGGTGATAGTCTTCTTTTTACAAGAGATATCTCTGGGTACGAAAATCTAAATCACAGACAGCTTGATTCACATATTTTCCTTTATAACTTAAGTACAAATGTTTCGACGGACATTTCTTTGTTAGGCCAAAAACCTGGCGGTTCAAACGATTTGGATCCTAGATTTTCGCCGAACGATGCTGAAATAATATTTATGAATACCTCGAATGATGGAATCTCTGTAAAAAACATTTATAAAATGACATTGAGTATTGTGAATAATGCATCGGCTCGAACATTATTATTCAGCGATGCAGAAATGCCAGACTGGGAGTAGTATAAAAAATAGATTTCTTTTAATTTGATTAAAAGAAGAAGCAGATCCATAAGATCTGCTTCTTTTATTCTAAAACTATTGTAATTAAAATACGACCAATTTATTTTCTAAAGCAAACTTCATCAATTTAGAAGAACTGTTGAGGTTGAACTTAAGCATCATATTTCTTCTGTGCGATTCTACGGTATGTGCACTGATAAATAGTTTTTCTGCAATTTCTTTTGAGCGCAAACCCTCACATATTAAGATTAAAACATCTTTTTCTCTGGCTGTAAGTTCTTCTGCTAAATTGTGTTTTTTCTCGTCTTCTTCATCAATATTGCAGATGAAATTTAAAAGTGCACTTTTTGCATCATCACTAACAAAAATTTTACCTTCAATCACTTGAGATAAACCTTCTAAAAATTCCTTTGTACTGGTGTCCCTACCAAAATAACATTTTATTCCTTTATCAAAAAATTTCTTAATAGATCTAACCTCAGAACTGGCGGAATGAATTATTATTTTAAGCACTGGATTTAACTCAAGGAATTTTTCGATACTTTCGTTAACATCTGTTAAACTTAATCCTAAAGTATTAATGATAAGAATGCTGTCTTTATCAAGAATTTCCTTCTCAAGGTTATCAAAATCTAGCACCCCTTCAATATTATATTTTTTTGTAATACCGTATTTCTCTAATAAACAATGGGTAGACTCGAGATACAATCTTTGCAGATCGTATACAATTATTTTATTTTTCATGGCATTTGTGTTTATACGAAAATACCACTAATTTTAATTAAATCCAAATTATGTAATAGTAATAGTAATTATTAATAATTTAACAGTACTATATTTGTGTAAATGATAATTAAATGCCGTAAATATATTTGAATTATAAATTCACGAATAGGTTAATTAATTCTGTGTTTTGTTTAATTTTTTCTATTTAAATTTGATTTTAGCTAATATTATTTATTTTAAAGTGATGATTATCCAATTTAGTTGAAAATTTCATCTAATTCAGAAAGATCTGATATTTCTGAGTTTCATTAAATACTTCGAGTAAATCTCCATTAACTTGAATCATGGTTTGCATACTCATCAATTCAATCTGGCTTTCGTCCTCAGGATTTTTAATAAAGAAATTAAGTTTTTGCTCACCTTTATGCTCATCAAATTGATTTCGGAAAAACTCAATATCTTCTTTTCGCAAATCATTTACATCAACAACGATAGTCATTTTTTTTGCAAATTTTTCAAACGCTTCTTTTAAGTCGATTACTTCTGATACATTTACGAAAACCCGTCCATCGTTTGCTTGTGAAAATTTAATCTTAAAAATAACAAATCGTTGGACATCAATTTTATCTCTGAATTTCATGTAATCACGATCACCTAAACGGAAAGAATAACTTCCGCTATAATCTTCCAATAAAAGGAAAGCTACTTTTTCACCACTATTTCTTCCATCTTTAATAGTATATTCAGTTACCAAACCAGCAACCATATATTCTGGAGTATTGTTTTTTAAGGCTTGCTTTTCTTTCCAGTTTAATTTATCATTATTAAATAAATCAGTCTGTTGATTGGCAAAAACTGTATTTTTAAAATCTTCAATTTCATCTAAATTCAAGAAATTAAAATTCCCTCTTGGCTCTACAACTTTAGTTGGTTCTTCAATTAGAACATCCTCTTCACCATCTAAAGAAACATCTGGAAGATCAACTAAATCATCGTCTGAATCATCAACTTCAGTAACTTCGATAGGTAAAATAACTTTCTCGAGTTCTAAAATCTCTTCTTTTTTACCTTCCAAGATTTCTTTCTTACTCAAAGCTCCCTGTAAAAACTGGAACTGATATTTATATTCATCCAAAGGATGTGCAGAAAGATAGAACCCAATAATTTCCTTTTCCTTATTGAGTTTGTGCATGTTTTGCCATTCCGGCGCAGGATTAATTTTTGGCTGTTCTATTTTTACTTCATCTGCGAAATCTGCAAACAACGAATTTTCA is a window from the Kaistella flava (ex Peng et al. 2021) genome containing:
- a CDS encoding response regulator transcription factor yields the protein MKNKIIVYDLQRLYLESTHCLLEKYGITKKYNIEGVLDFDNLEKEILDKDSILIINTLGLSLTDVNESIEKFLELNPVLKIIIHSASSEVRSIKKFFDKGIKCYFGRDTSTKEFLEGLSQVIEGKIFVSDDAKSALLNFICNIDEEDEKKHNLAEELTAREKDVLILICEGLRSKEIAEKLFISAHTVESHRRNMMLKFNLNSSSKLMKFALENKLVVF